A region of Esox lucius isolate fEsoLuc1 chromosome 3, fEsoLuc1.pri, whole genome shotgun sequence DNA encodes the following proteins:
- the dis3l2 gene encoding DIS3-like exonuclease 2 isoform X1 gives MDSPGQPKGGNRSREARHGPSHSSGPRQKDAYARLLSQHHSVKFRSYLDQYAQQQGEEHLPSALRQGLVHSDKQDIPPRRRDQALIECSDSSDFSPSPMRGKGGEESSVSLYMDKLSVRAASQETERRHGVSDKQRRGERRDTNTSQDGDVESGEEFGFVRPQHQMRNKDRHSDLPVENHGKKNMSHGASPLKASSTGPVPEQEKKKSKKKNVPKNNLDNKPDGPAHTDLNADVSNSPLNKVKPAPPQGASVPSDKGKRNRGGRGGSKKQVFDEYMTVEDVSHWLKRGELVQGSIRINPKKYHEAFIASPDGKRDIFLDGIVARNRALNGDVVVVQILPQELWKVVKSDSEGVSEPEAQPGKGQTPGRKSKRPPSPDVIVEAEDEEQLAGSLQSVALNTTEVEGTKEVLQRTAKVVYIVEQKHSRAATGFLKFLPDKPFAMFSPVDHRVPRVNIPLADCPHDFPSRPGDYTNILFIARITNWPDDSNFAEGRLAKTLGQAGEIEPETEGILIEYDVDFSEFSDEVLGCLPQTLPWTIPPEELRNRRDLRKECIFTIDPATARDLDDALSCKLLPDGNFELGVHIADVSYFVEEGNALDFIASRRATSVYMVQKVIPMLPRLLCEELCSLNPLTDRLTFSVIWKITPEGKILSEWFGRSVIRSCVKLSYDHAQSMIEAPDKLFRADELPACSPEHPVDEIHRAVLNLHAIAKRLRAQRFESGALRLDQMKLSFTLDRETGMPQGCYVYQYRDSNKLVEEFMLLANMAVAHQIYRSFPQKALLRRHPPPQTKMVDDLQEFCDQMGLSIDFSSAGTLHKSLNETLGDDEYTSARKEVLTHMCSRPMQMAMYFCTGVLTEERLFRHYALNVPFYTHFTSPIRRYADLVVHRLLAASLGCGPPLELKGEEVQKQATQCNDKKTASKRVQELSAELFFSVFVKESGPLDSEAMVMGILDQAFDVLVLRYGVQKRIYCKGLEGLETFHFHKVGKKGEMTLVWAADEAGRVGVRQEISIFSLVDVQLRTDGTPMKYSAVIKRPNETV, from the exons ATGGATTCTCCTGGTCAACCTAAGGGAGGTAATCGGTCTCGCGAAGCCAGACATGGGCCGAGCCACTCCAGTGGCCCTCGCCAGAAAGACGCCTACGCCAGACTCCTTAGCCAGCATCACAGCGTTAAGTTCCGATCTTACCTGGACCAGTATGCCCAGCAGCAGGGTGAAGAGCATCTGCCGAGCGCACTGAGGCAAGGCCTGGTGCACAGCGACAAGCAAGACATACCACCAAGGAGAAGGGACCAGGCGTTAATCGAGTGCTCTGACTCGAGTGACTTCTCACCTTCACCCATGAGGGGcaagggaggagaagagagctCGGTGTCTTTGTACATGGATAAGCTGAGCGTCCGGGCGGCATCGCAGGAGACGGAGAGGAGGCACGGGGTTTCTGACAAGCAGCGACgtggggagaggagggacaCCAACACCAGCCAAGATGGAGATGTGGAGTCGGGTGAGGAGTTTGGCTTCGTCAGACCGCAGCACCAGATGAGGAACAAAGACCGCCATTCCGACTTGCCCGTAGAAAACCATGGGAAAAAGAACATGAGTCACGGGGCATCACCCCTTAAAGCTAGCTCGACTGGCCCGGTTCCGGAACAGGAGAAGAAGAAGTCTAAGAAGAAGAATGTGCCGAAGAACAACTTGGACAACAAGCCAGACGGGCCAGCACATACCGACCTTAACGCAGACGTGTCAAATTCCCCTCTTAATAAAGTCAAACCGGCGCCACCCCAAG GTGCCTCTGTGCCTTCTGACAAGGGTAAGAGGAACAGAGGAGGCCGCGGAGGATCGAAGAAGCAAGTGTTTGACGAATACATGACCGTAGAGGATGTTTCCCACTGGCTGAAAAGAGGAGAGCTTGTTCAG GGATCAATAAGAATCAACCCCAAAAAGTACCATGAGGCTTTCATTGCATCACCA GATGGCAAACGGGATATTTTCCTGGATGGGATCGTGGCTCGTAACCGGGCTCTGAACGGTGATGTGGTGGTGGTGCAGATTCTCCCTCAGGAGCTGTGGAAG GTGGTGAAGTCCGACAGCGAGGGGGTGAGCGAGCCAGAGGCCCAGCCCGGGAAGGGCCAGACGCCAGGGAGGAAGAGCAAACGGCCACCCAGTCCCGATGTCATCGTGGAGGCCGAGGATGAGGAGCAGCTGGCTGGGAGTTTGCAGAGCGTCGCCCTCAACACCACAG AAGTTGAAGGCACAAAAGAGGTCTTGCAGAGAACTGCCAAG GTGGTGTACATAGTGGAGCAGAAGCACTCCCGGGCCGCCACGGGCTTCCTCAAGTTCCTCCCGGACAAGCCGTTTGCCATGTTCTCCCCTGTGGACCACCGCGTGCCACGGGTCAACATTCCCCTGGCCGACTGCCCCCACGACTTCCCCTCCCGGCCCGGAGACTACACCAACATTCTGTTCATCGCCCGCATCACCAACTGGCCGGACGACAGCAACTTTGCGGAGGG TCGACTCGCCAAGACACTCGGCCAAGCCGGGGAAATCGAGCCGGAGACCGAAGGCATCCTGATCGAGTATGACGTCGACTTCTCGGAGTTCTCCGATGAGGTGCTGGGCTGCCTGCCCCAGACTCTGCCCTGGACCATCCCTCCTGAGGAACTCCGAAACAGGAGAGACCTGAG gaaggaatgcattttcacgATAGACCCTGCTACCGCCAGAGATCTAGACGACGCCCTGTCTTGTAAACTGCTCCCAGACG GCAATTTTGAGCTGGGTGTCCACATCGCCGACGTGAGTTACTTTGTGGAAGAAGGAAACGCGCTGGATTTCATCGCCAGCCGACGCGCCACCAGTGTCTACATGGTTCAGAAG GTCATCCCAATGTTACCGCGCCTGTTGTGTGAGGAGCTGTGTAGCCTGAACCCCCTGACGGACAGACTCACCTTCTCCGTCATCTGGAAGATCACCCCTGAGGGGAAG ATCTTGAGCGAGTGGTTCGGTCGCTCAGTGATCCGCTCGTGTGTGAAGCTGAGCTACGACCATGCCCAGAGCATGATCGAGGCCCCGGACAAGCTGTTCCGGGCGGACGAGCTGCCCGCCTGCTCTCCCGAGCACCCCGTGGACGAGATCCACCGGGCTGTGCTCAACCTGCACGCCATCGCCAAGCGGCTTCGCGCCCAGCGCTTCGAGAGCGGTGCCCTCCGCCTGGACCAG atGAAGCTGTCCTTCACACTTGACAGAGAGACTGGCATGCCCCAGGGCTGCTATGTGTACCAATACCGCGACAGCAACAA GTTGGTGGAGGAGTTTATGTTGCTGGCCAACATGGCAGTTGCCCACCAAATCTACCGCTCCTTCCCCCAGAAGGCCCTGCTGCGTCGCCACCCGCCACCCCAGACCAAGATGGTGGACGACCTGCAGGAGTTCTGTGACCAGATGGGCCTCAGCATCGACTTCTCCTCGGCCGGGACCCTCCAT AAAAGCCTAAACGAGACTCTTGGGGATGACGAGTACACCAGTGCCAGGAAAGAGGTTCTCACCCACATGTGCTCCAGACCAATGCAG ATGGCCATGTACTTCTGCACGGGCGTGTTGACGGAAGAGCGGCTGTTCCGCCACTATGCGCTCAACGTGCCCTTCTACACCCACTTCACGTCCCCCATACGTCGCTACGCCGACCTCGTCGTCCATCGGCTGCTGGCAGCCTCCCTGG GCTGTGGTCCTCCCCTGGAGctgaagggagaggaggtgcAGAAGCAGGCGACTCAATGCAACGACAAGAAGACTGCCTCCAAGAGGGTCCAGGAGCTCAGCGCAGAGCTGTTCTTCAGCGTCTTCGTCAAG GAGAGTGGCCCGCTGGACTCTGAAGCCATGGTAATGGGGATTCTGGACCAGGCTTTTGACGTCCTCGTGCTGCGCTACGGCGTTCAGAAACGCATCTACTGCAAG GGCCTGGAAGGTCTGGAGACATTTCACTTCCACAAGGTGGGGAAGAAAGGGGAGATGACTCTGGTGTGGGCTGCTGATGAAGCGGGGAGGGTTGGTGTACGCCAG GAGATCTCCATCTTCAGCCTGGTGGACGTCCAGCTGAGGACAGATGGGACACCAATGAAATACAGTGCTGTGATTAAGAGGCCCAATGAGACTGTGTAA
- the dis3l2 gene encoding DIS3-like exonuclease 2 isoform X2 produces MDSPGQPKGGNRSREARHGPSHSSGPRQKDAYARLLSQHHSVKFRSYLDQYAQQQGEEHLPSALRQGLVHSDKQDIPPRRRDQALIECSDSSDFSPSPMRGKGGEESSVSLYMDKLSVRAASQETERRHGVSDKQRRGERRDTNTSQDGDVESGEEFGFVRPQHQMRNKDRHSDLPVENHGKKNMSHGASPLKASSTGPVPEQEKKKSKKKNVPKNNLDNKPDGPAHTDLNADVSNSPLNKVKPAPPQGASVPSDKGKRNRGGRGGSKKQVFDEYMTVEDVSHWLKRGELVQGSIRINPKKYHEAFIASPDGKRDIFLDGIVARNRALNGDVVVVQILPQELWKVVKSDSEGVSEPEAQPGKGQTPGRKSKRPPSPDVIVEAEDEEQLAGSLQSVALNTTEVEGTKEVLQRTAKVVYIVEQKHSRAATGFLKFLPDKPFAMFSPVDHRVPRVNIPLADCPHDFPSRPGDYTNILFIARITNWPDDSNFAEGRLAKTLGQAGEIEPETEGILIEYDVDFSEFSDEVLGCLPQTLPWTIPPEELRNRRDLRKECIFTIDPATARDLDDALSCKLLPDGNFELGVHIADVSYFVEEGNALDFIASRRATSVYMVQKVIPMLPRLLCEELCSLNPLTDRLTFSVIWKITPEGKILSEWFGRSVIRSCVKLSYDHAQSMIEAPDKLFRADELPACSPEHPVDEIHRAVLNLHAIAKRLRAQRFESGALRLDQMKLSFTLDRETGMPQGCYVYQYRDSNKLVEEFMLLANMAVAHQIYRSFPQKALLRRHPPPQTKMVDDLQEFCDQMGLSIDFSSAGTLHKSLNETLGDDEYTSARKEVLTHMCSRPMQAVVLPWS; encoded by the exons ATGGATTCTCCTGGTCAACCTAAGGGAGGTAATCGGTCTCGCGAAGCCAGACATGGGCCGAGCCACTCCAGTGGCCCTCGCCAGAAAGACGCCTACGCCAGACTCCTTAGCCAGCATCACAGCGTTAAGTTCCGATCTTACCTGGACCAGTATGCCCAGCAGCAGGGTGAAGAGCATCTGCCGAGCGCACTGAGGCAAGGCCTGGTGCACAGCGACAAGCAAGACATACCACCAAGGAGAAGGGACCAGGCGTTAATCGAGTGCTCTGACTCGAGTGACTTCTCACCTTCACCCATGAGGGGcaagggaggagaagagagctCGGTGTCTTTGTACATGGATAAGCTGAGCGTCCGGGCGGCATCGCAGGAGACGGAGAGGAGGCACGGGGTTTCTGACAAGCAGCGACgtggggagaggagggacaCCAACACCAGCCAAGATGGAGATGTGGAGTCGGGTGAGGAGTTTGGCTTCGTCAGACCGCAGCACCAGATGAGGAACAAAGACCGCCATTCCGACTTGCCCGTAGAAAACCATGGGAAAAAGAACATGAGTCACGGGGCATCACCCCTTAAAGCTAGCTCGACTGGCCCGGTTCCGGAACAGGAGAAGAAGAAGTCTAAGAAGAAGAATGTGCCGAAGAACAACTTGGACAACAAGCCAGACGGGCCAGCACATACCGACCTTAACGCAGACGTGTCAAATTCCCCTCTTAATAAAGTCAAACCGGCGCCACCCCAAG GTGCCTCTGTGCCTTCTGACAAGGGTAAGAGGAACAGAGGAGGCCGCGGAGGATCGAAGAAGCAAGTGTTTGACGAATACATGACCGTAGAGGATGTTTCCCACTGGCTGAAAAGAGGAGAGCTTGTTCAG GGATCAATAAGAATCAACCCCAAAAAGTACCATGAGGCTTTCATTGCATCACCA GATGGCAAACGGGATATTTTCCTGGATGGGATCGTGGCTCGTAACCGGGCTCTGAACGGTGATGTGGTGGTGGTGCAGATTCTCCCTCAGGAGCTGTGGAAG GTGGTGAAGTCCGACAGCGAGGGGGTGAGCGAGCCAGAGGCCCAGCCCGGGAAGGGCCAGACGCCAGGGAGGAAGAGCAAACGGCCACCCAGTCCCGATGTCATCGTGGAGGCCGAGGATGAGGAGCAGCTGGCTGGGAGTTTGCAGAGCGTCGCCCTCAACACCACAG AAGTTGAAGGCACAAAAGAGGTCTTGCAGAGAACTGCCAAG GTGGTGTACATAGTGGAGCAGAAGCACTCCCGGGCCGCCACGGGCTTCCTCAAGTTCCTCCCGGACAAGCCGTTTGCCATGTTCTCCCCTGTGGACCACCGCGTGCCACGGGTCAACATTCCCCTGGCCGACTGCCCCCACGACTTCCCCTCCCGGCCCGGAGACTACACCAACATTCTGTTCATCGCCCGCATCACCAACTGGCCGGACGACAGCAACTTTGCGGAGGG TCGACTCGCCAAGACACTCGGCCAAGCCGGGGAAATCGAGCCGGAGACCGAAGGCATCCTGATCGAGTATGACGTCGACTTCTCGGAGTTCTCCGATGAGGTGCTGGGCTGCCTGCCCCAGACTCTGCCCTGGACCATCCCTCCTGAGGAACTCCGAAACAGGAGAGACCTGAG gaaggaatgcattttcacgATAGACCCTGCTACCGCCAGAGATCTAGACGACGCCCTGTCTTGTAAACTGCTCCCAGACG GCAATTTTGAGCTGGGTGTCCACATCGCCGACGTGAGTTACTTTGTGGAAGAAGGAAACGCGCTGGATTTCATCGCCAGCCGACGCGCCACCAGTGTCTACATGGTTCAGAAG GTCATCCCAATGTTACCGCGCCTGTTGTGTGAGGAGCTGTGTAGCCTGAACCCCCTGACGGACAGACTCACCTTCTCCGTCATCTGGAAGATCACCCCTGAGGGGAAG ATCTTGAGCGAGTGGTTCGGTCGCTCAGTGATCCGCTCGTGTGTGAAGCTGAGCTACGACCATGCCCAGAGCATGATCGAGGCCCCGGACAAGCTGTTCCGGGCGGACGAGCTGCCCGCCTGCTCTCCCGAGCACCCCGTGGACGAGATCCACCGGGCTGTGCTCAACCTGCACGCCATCGCCAAGCGGCTTCGCGCCCAGCGCTTCGAGAGCGGTGCCCTCCGCCTGGACCAG atGAAGCTGTCCTTCACACTTGACAGAGAGACTGGCATGCCCCAGGGCTGCTATGTGTACCAATACCGCGACAGCAACAA GTTGGTGGAGGAGTTTATGTTGCTGGCCAACATGGCAGTTGCCCACCAAATCTACCGCTCCTTCCCCCAGAAGGCCCTGCTGCGTCGCCACCCGCCACCCCAGACCAAGATGGTGGACGACCTGCAGGAGTTCTGTGACCAGATGGGCCTCAGCATCGACTTCTCCTCGGCCGGGACCCTCCAT AAAAGCCTAAACGAGACTCTTGGGGATGACGAGTACACCAGTGCCAGGAAAGAGGTTCTCACCCACATGTGCTCCAGACCAATGCAG GCTGTGGTCCTCCCCTGGAGctga